The following coding sequences are from one Acidimicrobiales bacterium window:
- a CDS encoding bifunctional phosphoglucose/phosphomannose isomerase: MGDRLDSLDIWGVTAAFPEQVAAAIGVGEALEGLPAHDDIANVLVLGMGGSGIAGDLVAAVAGPFMAVPIVVAKGYEPPSFVDESTLVVAISFSGNTEETIEAVQEAALSGGRVLAVTAGGQLADLAGSWGSPVIGLPGDIAMPRSGLGAMAVPVLVAFEKMGLFPGATEWVQRAVEQLDRRRDELVGDKSPAAPIARAIGRTLPLVYSAGPIGRVAAQRWKCQVNENAKAPAFANTMPELCHNEICGWGQHGDVTRQVFTLVNLRHDHEHPQEMRRFDLVTELCREVVGGVIDVRAAGEGEVAQLLDLCLLGDFVSLELAAAAGVDPGPIPVLDDLKAALAR; this comes from the coding sequence ATGGGTGATCGGCTCGATTCCCTCGACATCTGGGGCGTCACGGCGGCGTTCCCCGAGCAGGTCGCGGCGGCCATCGGAGTGGGGGAGGCCCTCGAGGGCCTGCCCGCACACGACGACATCGCCAACGTGCTCGTGCTGGGCATGGGCGGCAGTGGCATCGCCGGCGATCTCGTGGCAGCGGTGGCGGGACCCTTCATGGCCGTGCCGATCGTCGTCGCGAAAGGCTACGAACCCCCCTCGTTCGTCGACGAGTCGACGCTGGTGGTGGCCATCTCCTTCTCCGGCAACACCGAGGAGACCATCGAAGCCGTGCAAGAAGCGGCGCTGTCGGGTGGTCGCGTGCTTGCGGTCACGGCCGGCGGGCAGCTCGCGGACCTGGCTGGTTCGTGGGGGTCGCCGGTGATCGGGCTCCCCGGCGACATCGCGATGCCGCGCTCGGGGCTCGGCGCCATGGCCGTGCCGGTGCTCGTCGCGTTCGAGAAGATGGGGCTGTTCCCGGGTGCCACCGAGTGGGTCCAGCGCGCAGTCGAGCAGCTCGACCGGCGTCGCGACGAGCTCGTCGGTGACAAGTCACCCGCGGCGCCGATCGCCCGTGCCATCGGCCGAACGTTGCCGCTGGTGTACAGCGCCGGGCCGATCGGGCGGGTCGCCGCGCAGCGATGGAAGTGCCAGGTGAACGAGAACGCCAAGGCGCCGGCATTCGCCAACACGATGCCGGAGCTGTGCCACAACGAGATCTGCGGATGGGGCCAGCACGGCGATGTCACGCGGCAGGTCTTCACGCTCGTCAACCTGCGCCACGACCACGAGCACCCCCAGGAGATGCGTCGCTTCGATCTCGTCACCGAGCTGTGCCGAGAGGTGGTGGGCGGCGTGATCGATGTGCGGGCGGCCGGTGAGGGTGAGGTGGCCCAACTCCTCGACCTGTGCCTGCTCGGCGACTTCGTCAGTCTCGAGCTGGCGGCGGCCGCGGGTGTCGATCCGGGGCCGATCCCGGTGCTCGACGACCTGAAGGCGGCGCTCGCCCGCTGA
- a CDS encoding Trm112 family protein, whose protein sequence is MALDPKLLEILACPEDKGPLLPFEADGFLYNPRLKRKYRIDDDIPVMLIDEATTVDDAEHERLLAKAEADGIRPTFED, encoded by the coding sequence ATGGCGCTCGACCCCAAGCTGTTGGAGATCCTGGCCTGCCCGGAGGACAAGGGCCCGCTGCTGCCCTTCGAGGCCGACGGGTTCCTCTACAACCCCCGGCTCAAGCGGAAGTACCGGATCGACGACGACATCCCCGTGATGTTGATCGACGAGGCCACGACCGTCGACGACGCCGAGCACGAGCGCCTGCTCGCCAAAGCTGAGGCCGACGGCATCAGGCCCACCTTCGAAGACTGA
- a CDS encoding phosphomannomutase/phosphoglucomutase — protein MAAIDTVFKAYDVRGTVPDQLDAELCHRIGAAFAAFAVRGDATVAEILVGRDMRPSGPDLVDAFATGVRSQGIDVIDLGLCSTDLVYFASGSLDAPGAMFTASHNPAQYNGIKFCLRGAAPVGQDTGLTEIKELAGATLPVAELTGKRTERDLLGAFADHVRSFIDTSGLRALKVVADTANGMGGLVVPAVFDALPFELEVLYPELDGTFPNHPADPINPANQVDLCKRVVDSGADLGLAFDGDADRVFVVDEQGVGLSGSTTTAMVASSVLAKEPGATILYNLICSKAVPEIIAEKGGTPVRTRVGHSFVKAVMAETGAAFGGEHSAHYYFRRNYRADSGLIASMFVLELVATSGQPLSELRKPFERYADSGEINFEVADPNQVIEQIGDAYAAADQDHLDGLTVDLGDWWFNVRPSNTEPLLRLNLEAATREACDARVDELRALITKET, from the coding sequence ATGGCAGCCATCGACACGGTCTTCAAGGCCTACGACGTGCGCGGCACCGTTCCCGACCAGCTCGACGCCGAGCTGTGCCACCGCATCGGTGCCGCCTTCGCCGCGTTCGCCGTGCGGGGCGACGCCACGGTCGCGGAGATCCTGGTCGGCCGCGACATGCGACCGAGTGGTCCCGACCTGGTCGACGCGTTCGCAACGGGCGTGCGCAGCCAGGGGATCGACGTCATCGACCTCGGGTTGTGCTCGACCGACCTGGTGTACTTCGCGTCGGGCTCGCTCGACGCGCCGGGCGCGATGTTCACGGCGTCGCACAACCCGGCGCAGTACAACGGCATCAAGTTCTGCTTGCGAGGCGCGGCGCCCGTGGGGCAAGACACGGGGCTGACGGAGATCAAGGAGCTGGCCGGCGCGACGTTGCCGGTGGCCGAGCTCACCGGCAAGCGCACCGAGCGCGACCTGCTGGGTGCCTTCGCCGATCACGTCCGCTCCTTCATCGACACGTCCGGCCTACGGGCGTTGAAGGTCGTCGCCGACACCGCGAACGGCATGGGCGGGCTCGTGGTGCCCGCCGTGTTCGACGCGCTCCCTTTCGAGCTGGAGGTGCTCTACCCCGAGCTCGACGGGACGTTTCCCAACCACCCGGCCGACCCGATCAACCCCGCGAACCAAGTCGACCTGTGCAAGCGGGTCGTCGACTCGGGCGCCGATCTCGGTCTGGCCTTCGACGGCGACGCCGATCGCGTGTTCGTGGTCGACGAGCAGGGCGTCGGCCTGTCCGGCTCCACCACCACGGCGATGGTCGCCAGCTCGGTGCTGGCCAAGGAGCCCGGCGCCACGATCCTGTACAACCTGATCTGTTCGAAGGCCGTGCCCGAGATCATCGCCGAGAAGGGCGGCACCCCGGTGCGCACGCGGGTCGGCCACTCATTCGTGAAGGCCGTCATGGCCGAGACGGGCGCGGCGTTCGGCGGCGAGCACTCGGCGCACTACTACTTCCGGCGCAACTACCGGGCCGACTCCGGGTTGATCGCCTCGATGTTCGTGCTCGAGCTCGTGGCGACCTCGGGGCAGCCGTTGTCGGAGCTGCGCAAGCCGTTCGAGCGCTACGCCGACTCCGGCGAGATCAACTTCGAGGTCGCCGACCCGAACCAGGTCATCGAGCAGATCGGCGACGCGTACGCAGCTGCCGACCAGGACCACCTCGACGGCCTCACGGTCGACCTCGGCGACTGGTGGTTCAACGTCCGTCCCTCGAACACCGAGCCGCTGCTGCGCCTGAACCTCGAGGCAGCCACCCGCGAAGCCTGCGACGCGCGGGTCGACGAGCTGCGCGCGCTCATCACCAAGGAGACCTGA
- a CDS encoding DUF222 domain-containing protein: MDDPSSADHPPLDDHPPPAGHPPAEVEQLLTEAEEVLRRLEAAAVDTLDDDSLTSHIKTLQRLRCRLEATEAHTLAAWDGRRCWQPSGARSAPAWLAWQLRLPIAEARRRVRHARVCRQYGAIAEAWAEGEIDRTHVSGLLAVRNTRTADAFDDDHVDLLDLARSCTFVEFKGRCRMWELMVDPDGAEQGAAADRSSRAVHLSRTFGGMWFGKITLDPVSGEIVAGTLRSIEHELFRRDRAAAKERLGRDPQADELGRTPAQRRADALVEMAVRARTAPADGRRPAPLFSVVVGLETFRGPILELFNRTVLTPGSAAAWLSEADVERIVFDGPSRVIDVGARRRFFTGGLRRAIEVRDRTCYHPSCDEPPEQPEIDHVQEASRGGPTTQDNGRLACGFHNRWRSTHPEAADPENPAADSPDQPDGPNSPGQPDGPDGAGGAEEHAGANLGLAGPGVSGTARTGTGDNSPPLDGAGSGCRQGEGGSGGNDGSIGDDRSDRDDGSDGRGGSGEPSPTTGGDESDRDDGSDGRGGSGEPSPTTGDDGSDRDDRSDGRGGSGEPSPTTGGDESDRDDGSDDGEPEPPD, from the coding sequence GTGGACGATCCCTCGTCAGCCGACCACCCGCCACTCGATGACCATCCACCTCCGGCCGGTCACCCACCTGCCGAGGTCGAACAGCTGCTGACCGAAGCCGAGGAGGTGCTCCGGCGGCTCGAAGCCGCGGCGGTCGACACCCTCGATGACGACTCGCTCACCTCGCACATCAAGACCCTGCAACGGCTGCGTTGCCGGCTCGAGGCGACTGAGGCGCACACGCTCGCCGCGTGGGACGGTCGCCGGTGCTGGCAACCGTCGGGAGCCCGGAGCGCGCCGGCCTGGCTCGCCTGGCAGCTGCGCCTCCCGATCGCGGAGGCCCGCCGCCGCGTCCGCCACGCGAGGGTGTGTCGCCAGTACGGGGCGATCGCCGAGGCGTGGGCTGAGGGCGAGATCGATCGCACGCACGTGAGCGGCCTGCTGGCGGTCCGCAACACCCGCACGGCCGACGCGTTCGACGACGATCACGTGGACCTGCTGGATCTCGCCCGCTCGTGCACGTTCGTCGAGTTCAAGGGCCGCTGCCGCATGTGGGAGCTGATGGTCGACCCCGACGGCGCCGAGCAAGGTGCCGCGGCCGACCGGTCGAGCCGTGCCGTGCACCTGTCCCGCACGTTCGGCGGCATGTGGTTCGGGAAGATCACGCTCGACCCCGTGTCGGGCGAGATCGTGGCGGGAACGCTGCGCTCGATCGAACACGAGCTGTTCCGCCGCGACCGGGCAGCCGCCAAGGAACGACTCGGGCGCGACCCGCAGGCCGACGAGCTCGGCCGCACACCCGCCCAACGCCGTGCCGACGCGCTCGTCGAGATGGCCGTCCGAGCCCGCACCGCACCCGCCGACGGGCGGCGGCCCGCTCCGCTGTTCTCGGTGGTCGTCGGGCTCGAGACCTTCCGTGGACCGATCCTCGAGCTGTTCAACCGCACCGTGCTCACACCCGGCAGCGCCGCGGCTTGGCTGTCCGAGGCCGACGTCGAGCGGATCGTGTTCGATGGCCCATCACGCGTGATCGACGTCGGGGCCAGGCGCCGGTTCTTCACCGGCGGTCTGCGGCGAGCGATCGAGGTCCGCGACCGCACCTGCTACCACCCGAGCTGCGACGAGCCACCGGAGCAGCCCGAGATCGACCACGTCCAGGAGGCCAGCCGGGGAGGCCCCACCACGCAAGACAACGGTCGCCTCGCCTGCGGCTTCCACAACCGGTGGCGCTCCACCCACCCGGAGGCGGCGGATCCGGAGAATCCGGCGGCCGACAGTCCCGACCAGCCCGACGGACCGAACAGCCCCGGCCAGCCTGACGGACCGGATGGCGCCGGCGGGGCGGAAGAGCACGCCGGGGCGAACCTGGGCCTGGCCGGTCCCGGCGTTTCCGGCACCGCGCGAACCGGCACGGGGGACAACAGCCCGCCGCTCGACGGTGCGGGCAGTGGGTGCCGTCAGGGCGAAGGCGGGTCCGGCGGAAACGACGGATCTATCGGAGACGACAGATCGGACCGAGACGACGGATCGGACGGCCGCGGCGGCAGTGGCGAACCGTCACCGACGACCGGTGGCGACGAATCGGACCGAGACGACGGATCGGACGGTCGCGGCGGCAGTGGCGAACCGTCACCGACGACTGGAGACGACGGATCGGACCGAGACGACAGATCGGACGGCCGCGGCGGCAGTGGCGAACCGTCACCGACGACCGGTGGCGACGAATCGGACCGAGACGACGGATCGGACGATGGCGAACCGGAGCCGCCCGACTGA
- a CDS encoding CPBP family intramembrane glutamic endopeptidase gives MIEPERMVQPTAEARPVRWGVGDAVVGWLVANFGAVVIGSAIIAAAGYTDIHTNHYPLWLIAVLQIPLWFGYLGSVLYAAWQRGNGLRTDFRAWSRPVPDLALGVVVGVACQFLLVPLVSLPWVKLLEHLQNKKIDLSKVARDLTDKANDPLGVVLLVLIVAIGAPFVEELFFRGLLLRSLERKWGVTVALFGSAIVFGATHFELAQLPALIAFGLVLAWLAFRFDRLGPSVAAHLSFNTASVILLLTHH, from the coding sequence GTGATCGAGCCCGAGCGGATGGTGCAGCCGACTGCTGAAGCGCGTCCGGTCCGTTGGGGGGTCGGTGACGCGGTCGTCGGCTGGTTGGTCGCCAACTTCGGGGCGGTCGTCATCGGCTCGGCGATCATCGCCGCGGCCGGCTACACCGACATCCACACGAACCACTATCCCCTGTGGCTGATCGCGGTCCTGCAGATCCCGCTGTGGTTCGGCTACCTGGGCTCGGTCTTGTATGCGGCGTGGCAGCGCGGCAACGGGCTGCGCACCGACTTCCGGGCCTGGTCGAGGCCGGTGCCGGATCTCGCGCTGGGTGTCGTCGTCGGGGTGGCCTGCCAGTTCCTGCTTGTGCCGCTGGTTTCGTTGCCGTGGGTCAAGCTGCTCGAGCACCTGCAGAACAAGAAGATCGACCTCAGCAAAGTGGCCCGCGATCTCACTGACAAGGCGAACGACCCGCTCGGGGTGGTCTTGTTGGTGTTGATCGTTGCCATCGGGGCGCCGTTCGTGGAGGAGTTGTTCTTCCGCGGACTGCTGTTGCGGTCGCTGGAGCGCAAGTGGGGGGTGACGGTGGCGCTGTTCGGTTCGGCCATCGTCTTCGGCGCCACGCACTTCGAGCTGGCGCAGCTCCCCGCGTTGATCGCGTTCGGCCTGGTGCTGGCGTGGCTCGCGTTTCGCTTCGACCGCTTGGGCCCCTCGGTGGCCGCGCACCTCTCGTTCAACACCGCCAGCGTCATCCTCCTCCTGACGCACCATTGA
- a CDS encoding DUF3499 family protein has protein sequence MRRTCARPGCVADATVTLSYDYEGRVVWLVALTEESHPMVHDLCADHGDRLSVPRGWMLRDERPQVTEQYAPADPTGAPAGVASAGDTAGRSVAEGGASVISAVQSAAGVVIEPVLGADADPVAPPVVPPTAAAAVQRVGGAGMGLAVPAGVEVAQDSLFHRVASA, from the coding sequence ATGCGTCGCACGTGTGCACGACCCGGCTGCGTGGCGGACGCCACGGTCACGCTCTCCTACGACTATGAGGGACGGGTGGTCTGGCTGGTGGCGCTCACCGAGGAGTCACACCCGATGGTCCACGACCTGTGCGCCGATCACGGCGACCGGCTCTCCGTGCCCCGCGGCTGGATGCTGCGCGACGAGCGCCCGCAGGTGACCGAGCAGTACGCGCCGGCCGACCCCACCGGCGCTCCGGCGGGTGTTGCCTCGGCCGGGGACACGGCGGGGCGTTCGGTGGCGGAGGGGGGCGCGTCGGTCATCTCCGCTGTGCAGTCGGCGGCGGGCGTGGTGATCGAGCCAGTCTTGGGTGCAGACGCCGATCCCGTAGCGCCACCGGTGGTCCCACCGACGGCCGCAGCAGCCGTGCAGCGGGTTGGCGGAGCGGGCATGGGTCTCGCCGTCCCCGCGGGGGTCGAGGTCGCGCAGGACTCGTTGTTTCACCGCGTCGCGTCTGCGTGA
- the ftsH gene encoding ATP-dependent zinc metalloprotease FtsH — protein MTPQGPPPPPPPPPPRRPSGGPGGPGGPGGMGGPGGMGGQGGQGGGNRPPVRVEPGWPKWMVWAIIAAVVVFVGALAFLGKSSGKSISYTDFLTKVNANQVKSVSYNNSNGKIDGKLTNGQSFSTTGFVPFPDKDLATLAKHKVDVKPHTPTSSWFDSILPFVIFLGGFGLLFWFFQRRAAGQVNGIMSIGRSRAKTYSTERPATTFADVAGYEGVKQEITEVVDFLRHPEKFGQIGARIPKGVLLVGPPGTGKTLIARAVAGEAGVPFLSVSGSDFMEMFVGVGASRVRDLFQTAKKLGKAIIFVDEIDSIGRKRGAGLGGGHDEREQTLNQMLSEMDGFEATEGIVMMAATNRPDILDPALLRPGRFDRQVVVPLPELEERRAILNVHCKGKRIGPDVDLDKVSKGTPGMSGADLANLVNEAALHAVRETRAEITMDDFEYARDRVLMGQRRDSMALSDEEKESIAYHEGGHALCAAVLETTDPVHKVTILPTGMALGMTQQLPDSERHIYRQDYIEESIVVAMGGRCAEELVYGVVSTGANNDLVVSTERARKMVREWGMSERIGPMAWGSQGQVFLGEDIMHSREYSDETARVIDEEVEQILRRCEERCRQLLREHRPALDGIAAALIEHETISGDEVQRIIGGSANGKVTQPIR, from the coding sequence ATGACGCCGCAGGGTCCGCCCCCGCCACCACCGCCGCCGCCTCCGCGGCGCCCTTCGGGCGGCCCCGGCGGGCCTGGTGGTCCCGGCGGCATGGGCGGGCCGGGCGGCATGGGCGGCCAAGGCGGGCAAGGCGGCGGGAACCGGCCACCCGTGCGGGTGGAACCCGGCTGGCCGAAGTGGATGGTCTGGGCGATCATCGCCGCGGTCGTGGTGTTCGTCGGCGCGCTGGCGTTCCTCGGCAAGTCGAGCGGCAAGTCGATCTCCTACACCGACTTCTTGACGAAAGTGAACGCCAACCAGGTCAAGTCGGTCTCCTACAACAACTCCAACGGCAAGATCGACGGCAAGCTCACGAACGGTCAGTCGTTCTCGACCACCGGCTTCGTGCCGTTCCCCGACAAGGACCTCGCCACGTTGGCGAAGCACAAAGTCGACGTGAAGCCCCACACGCCGACATCGAGCTGGTTCGACTCGATCCTGCCGTTCGTGATCTTCCTCGGCGGCTTCGGGCTGCTGTTCTGGTTCTTCCAGCGGCGCGCGGCAGGGCAGGTCAACGGGATCATGTCGATCGGCCGTTCGCGGGCCAAGACGTACTCCACCGAGCGACCGGCCACCACGTTCGCCGACGTCGCCGGCTACGAGGGCGTGAAGCAGGAGATCACCGAAGTGGTCGACTTCTTGCGCCACCCCGAGAAGTTCGGCCAGATCGGCGCCCGGATCCCGAAGGGCGTGCTGCTGGTGGGCCCGCCGGGCACCGGCAAGACCCTCATCGCCCGGGCAGTGGCCGGCGAGGCGGGGGTGCCGTTCCTGTCGGTCAGCGGCTCGGACTTCATGGAGATGTTCGTCGGCGTCGGCGCCAGCCGGGTCCGTGACCTCTTCCAGACGGCCAAGAAGCTCGGCAAGGCGATCATCTTCGTCGATGAGATCGACTCGATCGGCCGCAAGCGCGGCGCCGGCCTCGGTGGTGGCCACGACGAGCGCGAGCAGACGTTGAACCAGATGCTGTCGGAGATGGACGGCTTCGAGGCCACCGAGGGGATCGTGATGATGGCGGCGACCAACCGGCCCGACATCCTCGACCCCGCGCTCTTGCGGCCCGGCCGCTTCGACCGGCAAGTCGTCGTACCGTTGCCCGAGCTCGAAGAGCGCCGGGCCATCTTGAACGTCCACTGCAAGGGCAAGCGGATCGGCCCCGACGTCGACCTCGACAAGGTCTCGAAAGGCACCCCCGGCATGAGCGGTGCCGACTTGGCCAACCTCGTCAACGAGGCCGCCCTCCACGCCGTGCGCGAGACCCGGGCCGAGATCACCATGGATGACTTCGAGTACGCCCGCGACCGCGTGCTGATGGGTCAGCGGCGCGACTCGATGGCCCTGTCCGACGAGGAGAAGGAGTCGATCGCGTACCACGAGGGCGGTCACGCGCTGTGCGCGGCGGTGCTCGAGACCACCGACCCGGTCCACAAAGTCACCATCCTCCCCACCGGCATGGCGCTGGGCATGACCCAACAGCTCCCCGACAGCGAGCGTCACATCTACCGCCAGGACTACATCGAAGAGTCGATCGTGGTCGCGATGGGCGGCCGCTGTGCCGAGGAGCTCGTCTACGGGGTGGTCTCCACCGGGGCGAACAACGACCTCGTCGTGTCCACCGAACGAGCCCGCAAGATGGTTCGCGAGTGGGGCATGAGCGAGCGGATCGGCCCGATGGCGTGGGGGTCGCAAGGGCAGGTGTTCCTCGGCGAGGACATCATGCACAGCCGCGAGTACAGCGACGAGACGGCCCGCGTGATCGACGAGGAAGTCGAGCAGATCCTGCGGCGCTGCGAAGAGCGCTGCCGGCAGCTACTGCGCGAGCACCGTCCCGCGCTCGACGGCATCGCTGCGGCCCTGATCGAACACGAGACGATCTCGGGCGACGAGGTACAGCGGATCATCGGCGGCTCCGCCAACGGCAAGGTCACCCAACCCATCCGTTGA
- a CDS encoding DUF5719 family protein has protein sequence MTRRLLALLLVPVLLIGAAVADGRHHRTVRGHDARPIQVSANGNPAPTVPPRTPANAGSYLPVMAGRAALDTAWFCVASSTSNPTAPGVVVLANAGPSPARVVVNAVSDSGSTRAATVAVPAEGAAQVDVAGMVKGNWVAATVVVDHGEVVPNLLVSHDGATSVTPCASRTSSNWYFPMGESETGTTEDLVFYNPYPDDASVDVALETPDGPRQPPSLQGVPVPSGQVVVQRVSDVERRRATLGATVTAPTGRVVAARMISFDGSGAAGPLGGPRKGLSLALGQPTLSTGWAWPYSTKADGHADQFVLYNPGQSDATVAVHIGVANPAGVGQIPAIPVQVQAGSVTTFDASKLRQIPGNSNYSVLIQSTNGVPVAIERLGERQTSSAHGLVVTPGSPVQAEEWVLGAVDGRAGQAFVTVSNPGDRSVTVRLRRLDGKGGRVTATQQIAPHDRADFAADQFGGDGLASVVVQADRPVLAGALQEQPRGLSFMLGVPARASIRFP, from the coding sequence ATGACCCGCCGCCTCCTCGCGTTGCTCCTCGTCCCGGTGCTGTTGATCGGCGCCGCGGTGGCCGACGGTCGCCACCACCGCACGGTGCGCGGCCACGACGCACGGCCGATCCAAGTGTCCGCCAACGGGAACCCGGCGCCCACCGTGCCGCCGCGCACCCCGGCCAACGCCGGCTCGTACCTGCCGGTCATGGCCGGTCGCGCCGCGCTCGACACTGCGTGGTTCTGTGTCGCCAGCTCCACGTCCAACCCGACCGCTCCCGGGGTCGTCGTCCTCGCCAACGCCGGACCATCGCCAGCTCGAGTGGTGGTCAACGCAGTGTCGGATTCCGGCTCCACCAGAGCGGCCACGGTCGCGGTGCCAGCGGAAGGTGCGGCGCAAGTCGACGTGGCCGGCATGGTGAAGGGCAACTGGGTCGCGGCAACGGTGGTGGTCGACCACGGGGAGGTGGTGCCGAACCTGCTCGTGAGCCATGACGGGGCCACGTCGGTGACGCCCTGCGCCAGCCGGACCTCGTCGAACTGGTACTTCCCGATGGGCGAGAGCGAGACCGGTACCACGGAGGACTTGGTCTTCTACAACCCGTACCCCGACGATGCGAGCGTCGACGTGGCGCTCGAAACCCCCGACGGGCCACGCCAACCGCCGAGCCTGCAAGGGGTGCCGGTGCCGTCGGGGCAAGTGGTGGTGCAGCGGGTGAGCGACGTGGAGCGCCGGCGGGCCACCCTCGGCGCGACCGTCACGGCACCCACCGGCCGGGTGGTGGCTGCCCGGATGATCAGCTTCGACGGAAGTGGCGCTGCGGGTCCGCTGGGTGGCCCGCGGAAGGGGTTGAGCCTCGCCCTTGGCCAACCGACGCTCAGCACCGGATGGGCGTGGCCCTACAGCACCAAGGCCGATGGCCACGCCGACCAGTTCGTGCTGTACAACCCCGGCCAATCCGACGCGACGGTGGCCGTCCACATCGGGGTCGCGAACCCGGCGGGTGTCGGCCAGATCCCCGCGATCCCGGTCCAGGTGCAGGCCGGGTCCGTCACTACGTTCGACGCCTCGAAGCTGCGCCAGATCCCCGGCAACTCGAACTACTCGGTGCTCATCCAATCCACCAACGGCGTGCCGGTCGCGATCGAGCGCCTCGGTGAGCGGCAGACGTCGAGCGCGCATGGCCTGGTGGTCACGCCAGGGTCACCGGTGCAGGCGGAGGAGTGGGTGCTCGGGGCGGTGGACGGGCGGGCCGGGCAGGCATTCGTGACGGTGTCGAACCCCGGCGACCGGTCCGTCACGGTGCGGCTGCGGCGCCTCGACGGCAAGGGCGGCCGGGTGACGGCCACCCAGCAGATCGCGCCGCACGACCGGGCCGACTTCGCCGCCGACCAGTTCGGCGGTGACGGCCTTGCGTCGGTGGTCGTGCAAGCCGACCGCCCGGTCCTCGCCGGCGCGCTGCAAGAGCAGCCCCGAGGTCTGAGCTTCATGCTCGGGGTTCCCGCTCGGGCGTCGATCCGCTTCCCGTGA